A section of the Symphalangus syndactylus isolate Jambi chromosome 19, NHGRI_mSymSyn1-v2.1_pri, whole genome shotgun sequence genome encodes:
- the GARIN4 gene encoding Golgi-associated RAB2 interactor protein 4, protein MNGDSLLPYYTAQSGSSMGMFNTTTGKLQQQLYKGEYDIFKYALIFESDFIQITKRGEVIDVHNRVRMVTMGIARTSPILPLPDVMLLARPATSCKEYAGHGQATKRKKRKAAKNLELTRLLPLKFVRISVQDHEKQQLRLKFATGRSCYLQLCPALDTREDLFAYWEKLIYLLRPPTESNSSTCGIPAEDMMWMPVFQEDSRSLGAVNLQGKGDQDQASIRSLHMVSEVCGATSAAYAGEEGLQHDFHKPTNVLNVSIPKTSTELTEEPATGAIKEAAAAAAGASAGAATGTVAGVLSVAAANSAPGQVSAAIAGVATIGAGGSKSNMALAGTASMAPNSTKVAVAGAAGKSSEHVSSASMSLSREGRVNPAIAGVELTSRTAAETDIDAAAGPPISTRQSKSSLSGQHGRERTQASAEACKEGRERREKDRALGRSPHCSRTGESHHKTRGDKIARESSSRSSFSHRASRDDKKEKGCGSPGSSRHGDSHKAVSHTPISKESRTSHRSGRSLSTTSSGSSKRLGRISSFLRNVRANLTTKAVGTPHGRDVDIMAKMVERSTNMAIAETAEGGQGLEMVGSMTPDVMETVTFEAH, encoded by the coding sequence ATGAATGGTGATTCTCTGCTGCCGTATTATACGGCCCAGAGTGGCTCCAGCATGGGCATGTTCAACACCACCACAGGGAAACTGCAGCAACAACTGTACAAGGGGGAGTACGATATATTCAAGTATGCACTGATATTTGAGAGCGACTTTATCCAGATCACCAAAAGGGGAGAAGTGATTGACGTGCACAACCGTGTCCGTATGGTGACCATGGGCATTGCACGCACCAGCCCCATCCTCCCACTCCCAGATGTCATGCTGCTAGCGCGACCGGCCACCAGCTGCAAAGAGTATGCTGGACATGGCCAGGCCACCAAGAGAAAAAAACGCAAGGCAGCAAAGAACTTAGAGCTCACCAGGCTCCTCCCCCTGAAGTTTGTACGGATCTCTGTTCAAGACCATGAGAAACAACAGCTGCGCCTGAAGTTTGCCACTGGCAGATCTTGCTATCTGCAATTGTGTCCCGCTCTCGACACACGGGAAGACCTCTTTGCCTATTGGGAAAAACTAATTTACCTCTTGCGGCCACCCACGGAGAGTAACAGCAGTACCTGTGGCATTCCAGCTGAAGACATGATGTGGATGCCTGTGTTTCAGGAAGACAGCAGAAGCCTGGGAGCCGTGAATCTTCAAGGAAAGGGGGATCAGGACCAGGCCAGCATCCGGAGCCTCCACATGGTCTCTGAGGTGTGTGGGGCCACCTCTGCTGCTTATGCTGGAGAGGAGGGACTCCAACATGACTTTCACAAACCCACTAACGTGCTGAATGTATCCATCCCCAAAACATCTACAGAGCTTACTGAGGAGCCAGCAACAGGGGCGATTaaagaggcagcagcagcagcagcaggggcaTCTGCAGGGGCAGCAACAGGCACCGTAGCAGGTGTCTTGAGTGTGGCAGCAGCCAATTCTGCCCCTGGACAGGTGAGCGCAGCCATAGCTGGGGTGGCCACCATCGGTgcaggaggaagcaaaagcaacATGGCCCTTGCAGGCACTGCCAGCATGGCTCCAAACAGCACGAAGGTGGCTgtggcaggggctgcaggcaAGTCCTCAGAACATGTTTCCAGCGCATCCATGAGCCTTTCCCGAGAGGGCCGCGTGAACCCGGCCATTGCAGGAGTAGAACTGACCAGCAGGACAGCTGCAGAAACAGACATAGATGCAGCAGCGGGACCTCCCATCTCCACCCGGCAGAGCAAGAGCAGCTTGAGTGGACAGCATGGAAGGGAGCGAACCCAGGCCAGTGCTGAAGCCTgcaaggaggggagggaaagaagggaaaaggacAGGGCTCTCGGAAGGAGTCCCCATTGCAGCAGGACGGGTGAAAGCCACCACAAAACAAGGGGGGACAAAATTGCCCGAGAGTCATCCAGCCGGTCCTCATTCAGCCACAGAGCCAGTAGAGATGACAAAAAGGAGAAAGGCTGTGGCAGCCCGGGGAGCAGCAGGCACGGGGACTCGCATAAAGCTGTCAGCCACACGCCCATCTCAAAGGAGTCCAGGACCTCTCACCGATCTGGGAGGAGCTTATCGACCACCAGTTCCGGTTCCAGCAAGAGACTTGGCAGGATCAGCTCTTTCCTGAGGAACGTCAGAGCCAACCTTACTACAAAAGCAGTGGGCACGCCACATGGCAGAGATGTGGACATCATGGCTAAGATGGTGGAGAGGAGCACCAACATGGCCATCGCCGAGACAGCAGAGGGTGGCCAGGGGCTGGAGATGGTTGGTTCTATGACACCGGACGTCATGGAGACAGTGACCTTTGAAGCCCATTAA